A single genomic interval of Lathyrus oleraceus cultivar Zhongwan6 chromosome 7, CAAS_Psat_ZW6_1.0, whole genome shotgun sequence harbors:
- the LOC127106003 gene encoding RHOMBOID-like protein 2, producing the protein MKNYKQVHNLKEPVDVMDSNKVQIKMPVAYTPPPPFKRWFPLLIPTIVVVYVIMFMVTMYVNNCPELSMPPASCFAPFLGRFSFQPLQQNYLLGPSYYPLIKMGALHVDKLVHIHQAWRLFTSMWLHHGVIDLVLNILLLLIIGIPLEKKFGFVRIGLVYVISGLGGNLLCVLFLHSIIYVGASGAIFGLLGVMLSELLTNWKMHTHKFDEMLILVVIIVLDLALGTFPFGSNFSNIGGFTSGFLLGFVILTRRQHHWLNLNKSNTSQKQESYQYALRIISFVLLSVGLIGGVVLFFKGVDLNDYCSWCHYITCAPPSCKPGYISCEDYQIGNQLNVTCWNNGRNGIFPLSNRNPDEQAEELCYRLCGK; encoded by the exons ATGAAGAACTACAAACAAGTCCATAATCTCAAAGAACCAGTAGACGTGATGGACTCAAACAAAGTTCAAATCAAAATGCCGGTTGCTTACACTCCTCCTCCTCCGTTCAAGCGGTGGTTTCCGTTGCTGATTCCGACGATTGTGGTGGTATATGTGATCATGTTTATGGTGACAATGTATGTCAACAATTGTCCAGAGCTTTCCATGCCTCCTGCTTCATGTTTCGCTCCGTTTCTTGGTCGATTCTCGTTTCAGCCACTCCAACAGAACTATCTCCTTGGTCCTTCTTATTATCC GTTAATAAAGATGGGTGCTCTACATGTCGACAAACTGGTTCACATTCACCAGGCTTGGCGCCTATTCACGTCTATGTGGTTGCATCATGGGGTTATCGATTTGGTTCTTAACATATTGCTTCTTTTAATCATTGGAATTCCTCTTGAGAAGAAATTTGGTTTTG TTCGAATTGGATTGGTGTATGTGATATCGGGTTTGGGAGGAAATTTGCTGTGTGTTTTATTCCTCCATTCAATCATCTACGTTGGTGCATCTGGTGCAATATTCGGCTTACTAGGAGTGATGCTATCAGAGCTTTTAACAAATTGGAAAATGCATACTCATAAG TTTGATGAGATGTTGATTCTTGTTGTGATCATTGTTTTGGACTTAGCTCTTGGAACTTTTCCATTTGGAAGTAATTTTAGTAACATTGGAGGGTTTACATCAGGATTTCTTCTTGGATTTGTCATTTTGACTCGCCGTCAGCATCATTGGCTTAATCTAAACAAGTCTAATACTTCCCAGAAGCAAGAATCTTATCAATATGCGCTTCGGATTATCTCTTTTGTTCTACTTAGTGTTGG ATTGATCGGCGGCGTCGTCTTGTTCTTTAAAGGGGTGGACTTGAATGATTACTGCTCTTGGTGCCATTATATAACCTGTGCCCCTCCTAGCTGTAAACCAGGCTACATTTCTTGTGAG GATTACCAGATCGGAAACCAACTTAACGTGACATGCTGGAACAATGGAAGAAATGGCATTTTTCCTCTGTCAAACCGTAACCCTGACGAGCAGGCTGAAGAACTATGTTATCGCCTTTGCGGTAAATAA